Proteins co-encoded in one Geovibrio ferrireducens genomic window:
- a CDS encoding sigma-54 interaction domain-containing protein yields MSVSASGSGFRTEHTACSFGDGFVVECGSMRKIYSKAAHVAPYNVSVLITGESGTGKDKLAYFIHNESRMGGSFIHINCSAIPEQLFESKMFGYEQGAFTGALKGGYEGFIEQAAGGTLFLDEIGDMPLELQSKLLTFLEHKQFVKIGGKKTLSADVRIIAATNKAIKTQIENAFFREDLYYRLSTVEIELPPLKDRKEEIPHFINYFCKVYNNKYKKNVFFDRESIELLTAYEWFGNIRELRHVVEKLVLLSPVPCIRPDYIYSECGITALKGEKIRDSLKYRLEQYEKELIKDALQKSRTLLDAAGKLCIDLSTLTRKRRKYGI; encoded by the coding sequence GTGTCTGTTTCAGCTTCAGGTAGCGGTTTCAGGACAGAGCACACCGCCTGTTCCTTCGGCGATGGTTTCGTTGTCGAATGCGGCAGTATGCGGAAGATATACTCCAAGGCCGCGCATGTGGCTCCTTACAATGTATCTGTCCTGATTACCGGCGAATCCGGAACCGGGAAGGATAAATTAGCTTACTTTATCCATAACGAAAGCCGCATGGGCGGCAGCTTCATTCATATAAACTGCAGTGCTATCCCCGAACAGCTTTTTGAGTCCAAAATGTTCGGCTACGAACAGGGCGCATTTACAGGTGCATTGAAGGGCGGATATGAAGGTTTTATCGAACAGGCCGCCGGAGGAACGCTTTTTCTGGATGAAATAGGGGATATGCCCCTTGAGCTTCAATCAAAGCTCCTTACATTTCTTGAGCATAAGCAGTTTGTAAAAATAGGCGGAAAAAAGACCCTGTCTGCTGATGTGAGGATTATCGCGGCAACAAATAAAGCAATCAAAACTCAGATAGAAAACGCTTTTTTCAGAGAAGACCTGTACTACAGGCTCAGTACCGTTGAAATTGAGCTTCCTCCGCTGAAGGATAGAAAAGAGGAGATTCCTCATTTCATCAATTATTTCTGCAAAGTCTATAATAACAAATACAAGAAGAATGTCTTCTTTGACAGGGAATCCATAGAGCTGCTTACGGCTTATGAGTGGTTCGGCAACATCCGTGAACTGCGGCATGTGGTGGAGAAGCTTGTTCTGCTGAGCCCTGTGCCGTGCATCAGGCCGGATTATATTTATTCGGAATGCGGAATAACCGCTTTAAAAGGGGAAAAGATAAGGGACTCTCTTAAATACAGGCTTGAGCAATACGAAAAAGAACTGATAAAAGATGCTCTGCAAAAATCCCGGACTCTTTTGGATGCAGCCGGAAAACTCTGTATAGACCTTTCAACCCTCACAAGAAAACGCCGCAAATACGGTATCTGA
- a CDS encoding type II toxin-antitoxin system HicA family toxin, whose amino-acid sequence MQNISAKHRKTLNAVFHLPVKSNIIWQDVEALFTALGAEVTEGSGSRVRIYLNGVRAVFHRPHPEKERNKGAVKSVQRFLTEAGVKDAGI is encoded by the coding sequence ATGCAGAATATTAGCGCCAAGCATAGAAAAACTTTGAACGCTGTGTTTCACCTTCCTGTTAAGTCAAATATCATCTGGCAGGATGTTGAAGCTCTTTTTACCGCTCTGGGCGCAGAAGTTACAGAAGGCAGCGGCTCCAGAGTCAGGATTTATCTGAACGGTGTCAGAGCCGTGTTCCACAGACCACACCCAGAAAAAGAAAGAAATAAAGGAGCTGTAAAAAGCGTTCAGCGTTTTTTGACAGAAGCAGGAGTAAAAGATGCTGGAATATAA